One stretch of Armigeres subalbatus isolate Guangzhou_Male chromosome 2, GZ_Asu_2, whole genome shotgun sequence DNA includes these proteins:
- the LOC134209385 gene encoding uncharacterized protein LOC134209385 yields MVDTEAANNVPAAVTAHVSVKLPEFWKSDPAMWFAQAESQFALAKITADETKFHHIVAKVDQSVICHITDLVTNPPVTNKYDAVKERLIGRFALSPENRLERLLGMHDLGDLRPTHLLSKMQELSTGLAVDDKLLKMLFIQRLPLSIRPIISCHDGTLAKLAEMADKMVDTMTMQSSAVTTSDKEFVNTVENDLRSEIDFLTAEIRKLKSFGRSRSQSASRTRRFSSTSQAQNEICWYHRKYGTNARQCRQPCSFSSKN; encoded by the coding sequence ATGGTCGATACAGAAGCGGCGAATAATGTGCCAGCTGCTGTCACTGCACACGTCAGTGTAAAATTACCCGAGTTTTGGAAATCTGATCCGGCCATGTGGTTTGCTCAGGCCGAATCACAGTTCGCACTGGCAAAAATCACCGCAGACGAAACAAAATTCCATCACATCGTGGCCAAAGTAGACCAGTCGGTGATTTGCCATATTACGGACCTTGTTACAAATCCGCCGGTGACGAACAAATATGATGCCGTTAAAGAGCGACTAATCGGCCGATTCGCTCTATCCCCGGAAAATCGCTTGGAACGATTGCTTGGCATGCACGATCTGGGAGATTTGCGACCTACACATCTACTCTCTAAAATGCAGGAACTATCGACCGGCTTAGCAGTTGACGACAAATTGCTCAAAATGCTATTCATCCAACGGTTGCCTCTGAGCATACGTCCCATTATCTCTTGTCACGACGGAACGCTTGCCAAATTAGCGGAAATGGCAGATAAAATGGTAGATACAATGACCATGCAATCATCTGCGGTAACTACCAGTGACAAGGAATTCGTCAACACGGTGGAAAATGATCTCAGATCGGAAATCGACTTTCTGACTGCCGAGATACGCAAGCTTAAATCGTTCGGGCGCTCACGAAGCCAATCTGCTTCAAGGACTCGTCGGTTTTCCTCCACCAGCCAAGCACAGAACGAGATCTGTTGGTATCATCGAAAATACGGCACGAATGCACGCCAGTGCCGACAACCATGTTCTTTCAGTTCAAAAAACTAA